The Geminocystis sp. NIES-3708 genomic sequence AGAATCTGCAACTCTTTTTTTAAATATTTTTTTCAAGGATGCTTTTAACGGGATAAATACTTTTGATACTAAGCTTTACAGATTTTAAAAAGGTAATTTACGTTTTGATAAGCAATCTCCACTCTACTTTTATCATTTTTGGCTCGTTTTTCGATTTTTCAACTTTGAGCTACCCCATACAGTTAATCTCGCCATATTGTTAGTTGAATTGTTACGAGAATAAGGGCGATGATTAATAAAATACTTGTACTGGCGGCTGCGTAGCCAAAGTTGAATTGGCGAAATGCTTGTTCATACATATAGTAAGAGAGTAAATTGGTGGAGTTTGATGGTCCACCGTTGGTGATGATATATACTTGTTCAAAAGAGCGAAATGTAAAAATAGCAGTAGTTATAGTAGCAAATATTAGAGTAGATTGTAATCCAGGCAGAGTAATATAGTAAAATTTTTGCCAAAAATCTGCTCCATCTAATTCGGCGGCTTCATAACGATTTTGGGGAATGGCTTGTAATCCAGCTAAAAAGACAACTAAGTTAAAGCCAATTTGTCTCCATGTACTGAAAATTATGAGTATTGGCATTGCCCAAGTGGTGCTATTTAACCAAGGAATAGGATTTATATGTAATTGTGATAATAAATCGTTAATTGGTCCATTATTTTGGAATAACCAGCGAAATCCTAATCCCATCGCCACTAATGAGGTAATACTAGGTATAAAATAAGCGGTGCGGAAAAATTCTCTGAGTATTATTTTTTGGTTGACTAAAATGCTTAAAAATAAAGGGATAATGATACTAGGAATGATAGTGGCGATGGCAAAATAAAGAGTATTGAAGATAATTTGTTTAAAGTCTGCATCGATAAGTAATCTCTTGTAATTTGCTAAACCAATCCATCTACTGCTGACTAAATTACCATTAGTGAAACTGATATAGAGAAGGGATAGAATTGGGGCAAATAAAAATATTGTCAGTAATATTAATGCTGGTGCTAAAAATAACCATGCCATTAAATTTGATTGTCTTAGTGTCTGTAAAAAATTTGTTTTTTTTGATGGTGGGTTTGGAAACATTCTTGATTAGAATTTCTTGACGGAAGCGAAAGAATAGGTAACGACAATCATTAATTGTTAATCGTTAATTGTTTACTTATCTTCCGCCAACGGTTATGGAATCAACTTTGATATGAGGTTGTCCAACAGTTACATAAACACTACCACTCACTGAACCACAAAAACCCGCGGCTAATCCTAAATCTTGGGATGACATAGAAATTTTTGTCATAATTTCTTTCGCAGTGCCAATAAGAGTAGCCCCTTTTAATGGTTTAGTGATTTTACCATTTTCAACGAGATAGGCTTCATCAACGCCGAAGTTAAACTCCCCTGTGGGGCCAACGCTTCCTCCCCCCATTTTTTTACAGTAGATGCCTTTATCGACAGAATTAAATACTTCATCGAGAGTGTATTGACCACAGTCAATGTAAGTATTGCGCATACGAGAAGCTGCGGCAAAACTGTAGCTCTGTCTTCTGCCACTACCTGTGCGAGGATGTCCTGTACGTATTGAACCAGCTCGATCTGCGATAAAGTTTTTGAGAATGCCATTCTCGATTAAAAGAGTGCGTTGTGGTGGCATTCCTTCATCATCCATATCTATACTTCCGAAAGCGTTTTCTGATAATCCTTCATCCCATGCCGTCAAATTTTCATGGGCAATTTTTTCGCCTTTCTTATCTATAAAGGGTGTACTTTTTCTTTCAATTTGAGTGGTTTCGAGTAAATGACCACAGGCTTCATGAAAGATTACACCGCCGAATTGATTTGCCATGATAACAGGATATTGTCCTGATTCTACATAGTCAGCGTATAACATTTTTCCTGCAGATTCGGCAACTTCTTCCGCTACAGTTTCATAATTCCATTTCCTTAAAAAGTCAGGGTTGCTAGTATCACCGTCTCTTTTACCAATAGATGATCTGTGTTCTCCATCTGCACATAAAAGATTATAGCCGACAGATTGGGTTAAACGTATATCACGAGCAAATATACCATCACTAGAAGCCACTAAAACTTCTTGCCAATCACGAAAATAAGTGGCTCGACGAGATTGGACATGATTGGCTTTTTGATTTAATTTATGGTTAGCAGATAGCAAAATTTCACCCATTTCTTGCATATTGCTACATTTACTTAACCATGTATCTTTATTTTTAGCGATGGCATAATCTCGAAACATTTCAAGGTTAATTTCTGGAATAAATGCACTCCCCTGAGGTAAATGTAAACCTAAAATAGATAATGCTTTTTCTAAGGCTTGTTTTAATCCCGAAAAAGTTAAATTGTTTGTACTAACATAACAGTCTTGTTTGCCACGAAAAACTCTAACACCTGCCCCCGTTGATAATCGAGGAGTTATGCTAGTGATAGTATCATCTTCTGCTAAACAACTAATATAATTAGCTTTTTCGAGGAAAAACTCGACAAAATCAGCACCGGCTGCCCTTCCCATACCCAATAATGTAGAGAGGGGTTTCTCCCAAGTTAAATCAAATTGATCAATAGTAGGATGATAGGATAGATTTGGTATTTCACGGGAAATTAATAAGGTTGGGGACATATTTTTATCTTATTTTGTTGTGCTATTTTACTCTCAATAAATTTCATTGTACATTTTATTCTCTATCCCTGTCTTGCCTTCATCAGTTTTCTTCTGTCAAAATCAGGTTGTTTTAATCGTCCATTTGCCAAGGTTGAGTTAAATTATCTTCATCAAGAATTTTTTTAGGTCGTAAAATCAATAGTAATTGTCCCAAAATTTGACAATCAGGATTAGATTGAAACCAGTTTAATTTTAGTTTTCCGTTTTCTTCTACTAAACAGTAATTACTAATATTCCATTCCTTAACATCTAAATCAATTACCACTAATAATTGTTCTGATTTTGTCGTAGTTTGTTTTGGTAAATCTTCACTTTGACAAAAAATAACTACAGGATGTTTTGCTTTTAGAATGACTTGCCAACTAGGAATAGAAACTATATCAATCTCTTTGTTAATTTTAAGTATTCCATAAGGTTCGATCTTTTCAAAAATAGGTATATTTTCTAAATCTGAAGATGTGAGAGGCAAAGTACCAGCCACAGGTAAAATGTAAGGTAATTGTTCGTCACTTTCAAAACGATAAATAGGTAATAAAGGAGCGTTTTGTGTAGAAGTAGAAGTAGCCGCTTCTGTTAATAAATGCTCAATTTGTTTTCTAGCCGTCTCAGAATGGGCAAATTTTAAACCTTCGGCAATTAATCGGGCTTTATCAGCTAAAGTTTTTTTCTGACGAGCATTTTTCCAATGTTGATAAGCTACGGCATCCCCAGGGTGAAGAGTAAAACCTGTTGGCGGTTGAGAAAGATGAGAAAAATGTTTAATGGCTTTGGCTATTTCTTTTGCACCATCTACGTCTAATTGTTTTTCTTTGGCTAGAATAGCGGCTGAAAGTCTTTCTTGGTGATTTAAAATTCTTAATTCGTATAATACATCACTGCGAGGTCCTTGATAATAACTTAATAAATCTTCTTGTGCTTCACCTTTAACTAAACTATCGTAAACTTGTGCCCCAACGATGACTAAATTTTGTTGACTGGTTTGTAATCCTGTGCCTTCAAAAATTTCCTGACTATTAATTCCTCCCTGTTGCAATCTTTGACAGGCTTTTCCCCAATCTACCCAACAACCTTCTTTATGTAACAAAGATGTCATGATGTTTTCTTTTTCTTCTACACTGAGGGGATTGTTATTTTCTGTCATAGAGTGATAATTATTGAGATAGACGTTAATAAATATAAGGCTATTATACTCTACCATCCGTGAACTATAAAATTATCGGTAAAAAGAGAACATAGGAAACAGGAGATAATAGGAAGAATTGTTAAAATATAATGGTCAAATTTAAAATATAATTCAATATGAATTCATCAAAATTTATTCAATCTTTATTTATTGGTATAGCAATAACTGTCTGTGGGTTAATCCCTTTACCCGCAAAAGCTGATATTAGCGAATCCAAAGTAAAAGCCTTTGTTGAAGCACTAAAATTAGCCGCCCCCCCCAATAAACCTAACGATGGAATGTATAGCCCCTGGCAAGTATTACCTAACATTATACCTAGTTGGACAAAAGAATGTTTAGGAAAGGAATTGACTCCTAATGGTTTTGATGCTGACAAAACTGCTGCCCAAAAAACCGTTACTTGTATCGCACAAAGGGAATTAAATCAACAATGGAAACAAACTAATCAAAATGAAACTCAAACTATTCGTAATACAGCTTGTTGGTGGATGACTGGTAATTATAATGGTTGCAAAAGTGGAACTACTGCTGAATATGTTAAAAAGGTAGAAAAGTTATACCATAAATAATTACGCTATTTTTTCTCTTACTCTGAAAGACAAATATTTAGGAAATATCTCTGTTTTGAACAGTACCGCAATGTGAGCAATAAGGCATCAATTTATAAGTTAAATTATGACAATTATGACATTCTAAATATTGACTATAGCCACAATGGGGACAATGTAAATGATCATGATGAATTTTTTTTCCGCAACTTAAACAACGAGATTTTTCGACTCTTTTACTAGCTTGACTTTTAGGATTAAAAACAATTTGTTGAAAAAATTTGATAATACCAAATCCAATGGCAGGAATTAAAAAGATATATAAATAATTGACTAAGAATAACAATCCACCAAAAATAACGCTAATAATATCAAAGAGAAATTCAAAAATAACTCCTATTTGTAAAAATTGAAATATTTTAATTAGTAAAGGAATAAAAAATATTACCAATAAATGCCAACTCATTAAACTAAGTAAACCGTATCCTTTTTCGATGGCTAATTTATGTACTAATAAACTAATAAATATTAAAGGTAATAAGAAAATTAGTTGAAATATTATTTGGATACTAGGATACCAAAATAAGGCTTTTTCATAACCTTGTTTAACTTCCTTAAATTTAGTCTCTGAATTTAATAAAGAAAGAAATTCTACGCTTTCACCCGTGGATAATAATTGTTGTTTTAATTCTTTAATTTCTGTTTTCAGATTACTGATGTTGAGATTATTTTTATCTAATTCTTGTTTTGCTTTTTGGGCTTCTATTTGATTAATCGATAAATTACTAGGTTGACCTGCTATTTTTTCTAGTAATGTAGAATCATATTGACTGCGAATAGTACTATTTTTCTCTTCTAAGGAAGTAACTTGTCTTTGTTTATCTTCTATAGATTTTAAAATTACTTTATTATTGGGTTGATTTATTTTTTTATTAATAGCCTGAAAATCGAGACAAATTGGGGATACTTTTCCTAAATGTCCTTCTGCAGATTGGTCATAACTTTGAGGTATATTAGGAATTGTATTTAAGGCTTCGCTGACTATTTGAAAATCTCGATCTTGATTTTTATTTTGTTGATAACTTTGCCATTGATCATAACAAGGATAGGCTTGAGAAGGACTTAAATACCATTGACTAATACTATCTAATCCTGAAAAAACATTAATCAGAATAAATAAATCGATGATAATAATAACGGTTAAACTAACTTTATTAACTGGTTCATTATTAATATTTCTTGATTTATTAAAAAATATATCGATAAAATTTCTTATTTTTCTTAACATATTTTTTATAATTTTAATAGTTTTTAAAGTCTAATTTTATACCAAATTTTATAACTATTATAGTAGAAGATTTCATAAAATCAAAAGTTTCATCTATGAAAATAGTCTCGCCTTTTATCGTTATAATGAAAGGTTGTCAGCTTATCTGAATTTTAGATTATGCGTTTATCTCAAATGTTATCAGTAACTTTGCGTGAAGATCCCGCAGAGGCAGAAATTAAAAGTCATAAATTATTATTACGAGCAGGTTACATTCGTCGTATCGGTAGCGGTGTTTATGCGTATCTTCCTTTGATGTGGCGTGTATTGCAAAAAGTATCTCAAATTGTTCGAGAAGAGATGAATATAACAGGGGCTCAAGAATGTTTATTACCCCAAATTCAACCAGCAGAATTATGGCAAGAATCAGGGCGATGGGAGACTTATACTAAAGCTGAAGGTATTATGTTTTCTTTGGTAGATAGGCAACAACGAGAATTAGGTTTAGGACCTACCCATGAAGAAGTTATCACAGCGATCGCCAAAGATATGATAAAATCTTATCGTCAGTTACCGACACATTTATATCAAATTCAAACTAAATTTAGAGATGAAATTCGTCCTCGTTTCGGTTTGATGCGTGGTAGAGAGTTTATTATGAAAGATGGCTATTCTTTTCATAGTAGCGTTGAAAGTTTAAAAAAAACTTATCAAGATATGGATAAAGCCTATCGCAATATTTTTAGCCGTTGTGGTTTGAGTTTTCGGGCTGTGGACGCAGATTCTGGAGCGATTGGTGGATCTGGATCTCAGGAGTTTATGGTGTTGGCAGAAGCAGGAGAAGATGATATTGTTTATACTGATGATGGCAAATATGCGGCAAACGTCGAAAAAGCAGTTTCTTTACCTGCTGATGGAATTTTATCTCCTTTTAACAGTTACCAAAAAAAAGCAACTCCTAATACTGAAACTATTGCTAAAGTAACAAAATTTTTAGGATGTTCAGCAACTAATATTGTTAAAAATATTTTATATCAAGCTGTCTATGATTCAGGAAAAACAGTTTTAATTTTAGTAAATATTAGAGGAGATCAAGATATTAATGAAGTTAAATTAAATAATGAATTGGTAAAATTAGCCCCTAATTATCAAGCTAAAACCATTCTTAGTTTAACAGTTCCTGATCAAAATGCACAACAAAAATGGGCAACGAATCCTTTACCTTTAGGTTATATTTCTCCTAATTTAAGTGATGATTATATTGCGAAATCTGACCAAGTAGAAGGCAATTTTTTAAGAATGGCGGATAAAACCGTTATCGATTTAGAAAATTTTGTCACAGGTGCTGATGAATCTGATTATCATGTTACTGGTGGAAATTGGGGTAAGGAGTTTACTTTGCCTAACCTAATTGTTGATATTCGCAAGGCTCAAGTTGGCGATCGTGCAATTCATAATCCCCATCAGACACTACAAACTGCCAGAGGCATTGAAGTAGGGCATATTTTCCAATTAGGCACAAAATACTCCGAAGCGATGAATGCTACTTATACTGCTGAAGACGGCACAGAAAAGCCTTTTGTAATGGGATGTTATGGTATTGGGGTATCTCGTTTAGCACAGTCAGCCGTAGAACAATGTCATGATAAAGATGGTATAATGTGGCCTATGGCGATCGCACCTTATCATGTTATCATAGTCGTGCCAAATATTACTGACCAAGAGCAAATGAAAATTGCTGAAAAACTATATCAAGAATTGAATCAAGCAGGAATTGAAGCCTTATTAGATGACAGAGACGAACGAGCAGGGGTAAAATTTAAAGACGCTGATTTAATTGGGATTCCTTACCGTATCGTTACAGGCAGATCATTAAAAGAGGGTAAAGTAGAATTAGTAACAAGGAAGACAAAAGAATCTCAAGAAATAATGATAGAAAAAGTGGTAGAAATTTTCTCAGACATCTTAAAAAATAATACATAATGAGAAACTAGAACAATTGATAATTGAGTCATAATCAATGTAGGGATCAATAATAGGATAATTTAATTCCCTACTTTCACTAAATTACACATTCATTCAGTCACAAGAATTTATATATTATTTATTGTCAAAAAAATTGCTATGTTACACGAAAAAAAACCTTATAAAAATGTAATGGAAATTCTGGTAGATGAAGAAATTCAATATCAATTAACTCATAATAAATCCTTGGCAAGTGTACGTAATTCCTTAAATTTAGTAGAAGTTGCTACATTTGCCCTGAATCGATTACCTAGTCTATATGCTTCCTCAAAAGAAGGTATTCATAAACAGACTGCAAGGGCAGTAGTGCAATTAAAATTACAAATCAGACAAGCTGTTACTCAAGGAATTGCGGCTGTAACGAGAGATCCCTTAAGAAAATCAACTCCTCTTCCAAAAGAAAAGAATGATACCATTATAGATGCAAAAAAGACTTTAAGCAAATTGAATGACTCTTTGCCAAAAGAAGAATTGTCTATTATCGTTGACTTTATGGAATCCTTTTTAGAAAAAGTAAAGAATCAAAAAATTACAGAACAAGAAGTTATTAAATTATACTACCTACTCGATTTTTATTGGGAAGAAGACGGACAAGGTTTACTCGCTCCTAATGCTAAGATTTCTTGGTATGATTAAATAAAGTTAGATTTAATTTGATTACTCCCATAAAGATCTAATCCGAAATTATAATATTTCGTGTCATGATTGATAATCGATCATTGATGAATGATAATTGGTTAATGAAAGTTAATATTTAGATAAAGGAGTGAAAATCAGTGACTTTAGCAGAATTAATTGAAAAAGGTGGCGTAACAATTTGGCCTCTGTTATTTTTATCAATCCTTGCCTTAGGTACAATCATAGAGCGTATATTCTTTTGGTCAAAGGTACTCATCAAAGAAGAGCAAATTTTAAACAATATTATGGATGCCGCTACCACTAATTGGGGTAAAGCAGGTGAAATAACTTCCAGATACCGTAATCATCCCCTCGGCAAATTTTTAAATTCCCCTTTACAATTAGATAACCCCGATCCTGAAGTATTTCATTTAGCCCTAGAAACTGGAGCTGATGATGAGTTAGCTTTAATGCGCAAAGGAGATAAAATTTTAGAGGGCGTTATCGCTTTATCCCCTTTATTGGGCTTATTAGGTACAGTATTAGGATTAATTACTTCTTTGGGTTCAATTTCTTTAAGTGATTTAGGTACAGGTGCTACTTCAGGAGTCACTCAAGGCATTGGAGAATCACTAATTTCTACTGCAGTAGGATTAATTGTAGCAATTATTTGTGTAGTATTTTATAGGTTGTTTCAAGCTTTTTGGTTTAATCAAGTACGAATTTTTAGGAAAGCGGGAAGTGATTTAGAAGTAATTTATCGTCAAAGATGGGGGCAACATCAACAGTTAACTATCTAGGAGTTGCTGAAATAGTTTATTAGTGAGAAATAAGCAATAAAAGAATAAACACTCTTGCAATAGGTAAGGGTTTTTTTATTTTTTAGTAATTTGAAAAAATACTAATTAAATGTCTTTTAGCTTATGCCTAAAAGCTGATAGCTATAACAATATCACAACTCTTATGGTAGGATTACTATAGTTTTATCTGTGCCAAATCAGAAATAACCACATCGGCAACTTCTAAATGAGGTGCAGAGGAATATTTCCAGCAAATACCGATTACGCCCCCTGCTTGAGCATTTTTTGCCATGGAAATATCTCCTTGAGAATCACCAATCATTAGACTATTTTCAGGTTTTACCCCTAGTTTCTCACAGGCTTGTAAATATAAACGAGGATCAGGTTTTGATAAGCCACTGTCAACCCCCATGATTAAGTCTATGTAAGGATTTAATTGATGATTGATCACAAATTCTTGCACCCCTGCTGTGGTATCGGCGGAAAGTATTGCTATTTTCAATCCTGCTTGTTTTAAAGTTTGTAACACTTCAAGACTTCCAGCAAATAAAGGTGATGTCTTACCCCGACTAGGAAAAGATTTTTCGGCGTTGATAAAACATTGTTCTGCGATCGCCAAAGATTCAAACCAACTTCTTCCTGTTTCAGCGATATAACCAGCCGAGACAATTTGATTTTCTCGATTACTACCCACTGCCATTAAACCAGTGGGATTTAGATAATCATTTTCTACACCAAAAGCCATTAATAAAGGTTCATAAATTCCGGGTATTTGAGCATCAATTAATCTTGCCCTTTTAAAAGCTAATTCTCGTAAAAAACTCTCAGAATCAGCTAATGTACCATCTTTATCAAAAATAATAGCTTCTACATTTTCAAAAGATTTTTTTTGACAAATAATAGTTCTCATAATTAGGTTATGTAACGAATTTTTTTGATCGTTTTTGATTATTAAATAATAAATAAACTGACAATCGTTAAACTAGCAATACCAAGACTTAACCAAATAAATTGATTATCTTGAGTATTGACTTTACTCAAATCTACTAACTCAATTTGTCGTTTTGGCTTTATTTTACGATTTGGAGTACTTGCTTTAGCGTATTGACTGGCACTGATAGATAAGTTAACCAAATCTGGTATTTCTGTCATCCATTCTTTAGGACGTTTTAGTTTAGGTGCTTTGATAATATAAAGTAACGCTTTAGCCTGTCGTTTTATTTCACCGTCACGATGAGTACATAATTCTTCACATAATGCGATCGCTTGTTGTGATTCTCCTGCGGCTTCATAAGCATTTACCAGCCAAAACTTGACTTCCCCTTCAAGACGAGAATTAGAGGAAACGAGTTGAGAAGCCTGTTCTAATTGTTCAATACTCAGACGATAACGCCCATTATTAAAAGCTAATTTTCCTGTTTGGTATCTTTGTTCAAATTCTGCTTGGGAGAATGAAGTCACAATCAAAAACGAGAATAATAAATTTTTTCTTTAATTTTACACTGAGGTATCACAGAATTTTTAAGAATTAATGAGAATTAATCTTATAAGTATTGTGCCTGTAAAACTTCATCATATTCATCAGCTATGGTGGCGACTAAAGTAATTAAACGAGAAATTTCTGCTGGAGAAAGATCATAAACAGTTCGTTGGGCAGAAATAACTACTTGATTATTAAAAACCGAGAAGCAAGTTTCAAAAGTACCGCTCCAATTCAATTCCATTAATGTACGAAACAATTCTAGCTCATTTTTGACAGGTAAAGGTAATACAGCCGACCACACTGTTAATAAATCTTCGTCACTTTCCCCCGTTAATTGTACAAAGACTTCGACTGTACCATATTGAAATTTCCAAATATAGCCTTCTTCTGTGGCTTGTACCATAGCACTGTCATTTTGCTCTAAGCTATAGATAACGGTCTCAATTTCATCTTTATGGCTATTTCTGGGTAAATCCAAATTATTAAAATCTGTTTGTAAATCTTCAGAGGTTAATTCAGGAGTTGTCATAATGGTTAAAAATTTTTGATGTTACCAGTATGATTTTATCCTAAATGTCACTGAAATAATTGACCAATTTTTATGAACAACCAATACCATTAAAAATGGTATGATTTAGCACATTATTTTTACTGATATAGATTAAAGTTGTGAAAGATTCTCACTATAGATCATTAAGCTTGGTGGGCGAAGGACAGTTTGGAAAAGTATATACTGCTATCCATCGTCAAACAGGGGAATTAGTGGCATTAAAAGAATTTAATCCCCAAAAATTCTCTACGAAAAAATTTTTAAGGGAAATGCGTATTCTTCTTAGTTTAGAACATCGTAATATTGTTCGTTGTCAAGGTATTGAGCATAATTCTCACGGACGACATTTAATCACAGAATATTGTGAAGGAGGTACTTTAAGAGACTTACTAGAATCAAAATTTAATCTAACCATTGAGCAAAAGTTAAAAATTAGCACGGATATTTTAGAAGGTTTGAATTGTGCTCATTTGGAGGGTATTATTCACCGAGATTTGAAGCCAGAAAATATCTTATTATGTGTAACTCCTCAAGGTTGGTGTGCAAAAATTTCTGATTTTGGTGTAGCTAAAATTGAACTAGAAGATAAAGATCTAAACATAAGTACAATTGGCGATACTGGCTCTCCAGCTTATATGGCACCTGAACAATTTTATGGTAAATATTCCTATAATTCCGATATTTATTCCATGGGTATTATTTTATATGAATTGTTAATGGGTCATCGTCCTTTTAATGGTAGCCCTAGTGAAATAATGAAAGGACACATTAATCAAGCACCGATATTTCCCAAAAATTTACCACCTTCTTTACGGTTAATTTTAAAAGAAGCATTGCAAAAACTACCTCAACACCGTTTTCGCACTGCTCAAGAAATGAAAACAGAAATTCTTAAAGCTACCCTAGAATTAACAGATAAAAATAAATCCTTGTATGATCAAATTCCAGAAAAAATAGTTAATATTTATTTAAACTATGAAAAAGAATTATTAGAAAATATCAATTTTTTAACTGTTAAAAATAACTTTATTTATGAATGTAGCTTAGAAACTTTATTTATTGAAAATTATGAAGAAGATATTAATAATCAAATAACAATAAAACCGATAAATAAACATAAATTAAATCGTCAAATTCTTGATTTACAAACTATCAATTCAGGATGTATAGTTTCTGCTCACAATTTGTCAAGTTATCACCAATATTCTTTATTTTATTGTGATGCTTTAAGTGGTGGTATTCAAACATTAATTAATATTGAAAGTGAATATTTAACTTATGGGGTAGCCAATAATTATAAATGGTTTGCTCTTAGTACCATCTTCAATGATGAACAAGGTTTTCAAGTTATTAAAACAAAAAATTTAACTCCTATTACTCCTTTAATTAAAGATTTTTTACCCAAGCAAATTATTCCTATTGATGATAATCATGGAGTGGTTATTTACACTCAATGGGAAATAGATAAAAATCAAACATTTTTTCGCTTTTTTCATCGTCGTGGTGGTTGGCAAGATATTTATACTGTTTCTTTGCCTCTACACAATCTTATTCATCATCAAGCAATTCCAAAAACTTTTTTAACTAGAGAAAAGCAGACCAATAATTTAGTTTTAATTAAATTTGAACCTTTCTCTGTTCGCCGTATTCCCCTGAATTTTAGAGCTGATTTTTGGTTATCTAGCTCATGGGGTTTTCTTTGTGCTAATCCTTCAGGAAATATTGCTTTTTTAGATTTAGAAGGACATTATTTAGGGGAAATAAATATAAAAAAAACAATTAAGGCGATCGCTCCTTTAGGTAAAGATAAAATTATTGTCATCATAGAAAAGAATGATCAACAAATAAAACAAATTTATACCATTCAGATCTAAATTTTGAAAAAGTGGTAAGAATAACCTTGACAAAATCCCAAGGTGATTAGTTATAATAGTCAAGGCAGTGAAATGCAAATTAAAAATAATTTAAAATTTTCGCTGGAATAATCGCCATCTTAGCTCAGTTGGTAGAGCAACTGATTTGTAATCAGTAGGTCATCGGTTCGAGTCCGATAGATGGCTTGAATCATTTGACGATTTTTGAGTAAATCTCAAGTTTCCCCATGTTAACTTTTGTTGTAAAGTTTTAACATCACCTTGTTTAGCGGCGTTTTTAACTTCTCGAATATAGTGGGCATTGGCGATAGCCTCTTCCTTAGAACGAGAACTGGTTTCAAAGCATTTTTCTAAGGCTTGATAGATACCGATACGACGAACTTTTGTAAAAAATTGACGCTCAATATCAAGTAATCGAGTCATTAATTCCAACTGCATTTCATCTTCACATAATTCTTGTAAAATTTCCCATTCTTCCCTACCTAATAGGTTGTTTCCAGCACCAATACGAGGATCGATAAATTGTTCTCCTTTAACTTCTTGATAAATTTGAGGAAGACTATCATCAAATTCGTGTTTTTCTTCTAACCAAATACGACGAATTTCGCTTAATTCTTCCGTAGTGATTAATTTGAGATCTTGAAATTCCGGAGGGGCAAATTTTTTAATACTAACTTCCGCTTCTAATACTTTTCTTAACCAATATTCTCGCCATTTTTTAATATAAGGACCTGGAATAGGCTCAATAGAAGTTTCTCCATCAATATTACGTTCAAATAATTCTACTTTTCCATAAATACGACGAAAATCTCGCTTATCTCGATCATCTCGAATATCCAATTCGTTACGAATATCTAATAAAGGTTGTAGCCA encodes the following:
- a CDS encoding carbohydrate ABC transporter permease — protein: MFPNPPSKKTNFLQTLRQSNLMAWLFLAPALILLTIFLFAPILSLLYISFTNGNLVSSRWIGLANYKRLLIDADFKQIIFNTLYFAIATIIPSIIIPLFLSILVNQKIILREFFRTAYFIPSITSLVAMGLGFRWLFQNNGPINDLLSQLHINPIPWLNSTTWAMPILIIFSTWRQIGFNLVVFLAGLQAIPQNRYEAAELDGADFWQKFYYITLPGLQSTLIFATITTAIFTFRSFEQVYIITNGGPSNSTNLLSYYMYEQAFRQFNFGYAAASTSILLIIALILVTIQLTIWRD
- a CDS encoding TldD/PmbA family protein, which codes for MSPTLLISREIPNLSYHPTIDQFDLTWEKPLSTLLGMGRAAGADFVEFFLEKANYISCLAEDDTITSITPRLSTGAGVRVFRGKQDCYVSTNNLTFSGLKQALEKALSILGLHLPQGSAFIPEINLEMFRDYAIAKNKDTWLSKCSNMQEMGEILLSANHKLNQKANHVQSRRATYFRDWQEVLVASSDGIFARDIRLTQSVGYNLLCADGEHRSSIGKRDGDTSNPDFLRKWNYETVAEEVAESAGKMLYADYVESGQYPVIMANQFGGVIFHEACGHLLETTQIERKSTPFIDKKGEKIAHENLTAWDEGLSENAFGSIDMDDEGMPPQRTLLIENGILKNFIADRAGSIRTGHPRTGSGRRQSYSFAAASRMRNTYIDCGQYTLDEVFNSVDKGIYCKKMGGGSVGPTGEFNFGVDEAYLVENGKITKPLKGATLIGTAKEIMTKISMSSQDLGLAAGFCGSVSGSVYVTVGQPHIKVDSITVGGR
- a CDS encoding RuBisCO accumulation factor 1, with the translated sequence MTENNNPLSVEEKENIMTSLLHKEGCWVDWGKACQRLQQGGINSQEIFEGTGLQTSQQNLVIVGAQVYDSLVKGEAQEDLLSYYQGPRSDVLYELRILNHQERLSAAILAKEKQLDVDGAKEIAKAIKHFSHLSQPPTGFTLHPGDAVAYQHWKNARQKKTLADKARLIAEGLKFAHSETARKQIEHLLTEAATSTSTQNAPLLPIYRFESDEQLPYILPVAGTLPLTSSDLENIPIFEKIEPYGILKINKEIDIVSIPSWQVILKAKHPVVIFCQSEDLPKQTTTKSEQLLVVIDLDVKEWNISNYCLVEENGKLKLNWFQSNPDCQILGQLLLILRPKKILDEDNLTQPWQMDD
- the proS gene encoding proline--tRNA ligase; its protein translation is MRLSQMLSVTLREDPAEAEIKSHKLLLRAGYIRRIGSGVYAYLPLMWRVLQKVSQIVREEMNITGAQECLLPQIQPAELWQESGRWETYTKAEGIMFSLVDRQQRELGLGPTHEEVITAIAKDMIKSYRQLPTHLYQIQTKFRDEIRPRFGLMRGREFIMKDGYSFHSSVESLKKTYQDMDKAYRNIFSRCGLSFRAVDADSGAIGGSGSQEFMVLAEAGEDDIVYTDDGKYAANVEKAVSLPADGILSPFNSYQKKATPNTETIAKVTKFLGCSATNIVKNILYQAVYDSGKTVLILVNIRGDQDINEVKLNNELVKLAPNYQAKTILSLTVPDQNAQQKWATNPLPLGYISPNLSDDYIAKSDQVEGNFLRMADKTVIDLENFVTGADESDYHVTGGNWGKEFTLPNLIVDIRKAQVGDRAIHNPHQTLQTARGIEVGHIFQLGTKYSEAMNATYTAEDGTEKPFVMGCYGIGVSRLAQSAVEQCHDKDGIMWPMAIAPYHVIIVVPNITDQEQMKIAEKLYQELNQAGIEALLDDRDERAGVKFKDADLIGIPYRIVTGRSLKEGKVELVTRKTKESQEIMIEKVVEIFSDILKNNT
- a CDS encoding late competence development ComFB family protein yields the protein MLHEKKPYKNVMEILVDEEIQYQLTHNKSLASVRNSLNLVEVATFALNRLPSLYASSKEGIHKQTARAVVQLKLQIRQAVTQGIAAVTRDPLRKSTPLPKEKNDTIIDAKKTLSKLNDSLPKEELSIIVDFMESFLEKVKNQKITEQEVIKLYYLLDFYWEEDGQGLLAPNAKISWYD